One genomic window of Branchiostoma lanceolatum isolate klBraLanc5 chromosome 5, klBraLanc5.hap2, whole genome shotgun sequence includes the following:
- the LOC136435188 gene encoding galactosylceramide sulfotransferase-like, whose protein sequence is MNYYFLLKIKSKNPVRTFLEDPWKYKNLSEVHYDGFNVTWDATRNFMSFDLGYPWEASEDMERARRYVRELQADFALVMVLDYLDESYVLLKRLMCWELQDVLYATKNNRSYSFKQFIPSEEDVATLRRWKAVDYLLHDTFNRSLWRKIATQGPDFLEEVQFFKEVDKRVNTYCNERQKGKHSLTVEASKWNAQFEVDAKLCGVLQAVVKTLLDLLQKGYSSGRKLVTERLNMKAHVDGQPTFKYETERKKYLDKVKASRKSKI, encoded by the exons ATGAACTATTACTTCCTTCTGAAAATCAAGTCTAAGAACCCGGTCAGGACATTTTTGgaggatccatggaagtataaGAACCTGTCGGAGGTTCACTATGACGGCTTTAATGTGACCTGGGATGCCACGAGGAACTTCATGTCCTTTGACTTGGGGTACCCTTGGGAGGCATCGGAAGACATG GAGCGAGCTCGTAGATACGTCAGGGAGCTACAAGCCGACTTCGCACTGGTCATGGTGTTGGACTACCTGGACGAGTCTTACGTTCTTCTCAAACGCCTGATGTGCTGGGAACTGCAAGACGTTCTATACGCCACGAAGAACAATCGAAGTTATTCGTTCAAGCAATTCATACCCTCTGAAGAAGACGTTGCGACGCTCCGGCGTTGGAAAGCTGTGGATTACCTACTTCATGACACGTTCAACAGATCCTTGTGGCGGAAGATTGCGACACAA GGCCCGGACTTCCTTGAGGAAGTGCAGTTTTTTAAGGAAGTTGATAAGCGTGTGAACACGTATTGTAATGAACGGCAGAAAGGGAAACACAGCCTCACAGTGGAGGCGTCCAAGTGGAATGCACAGTTTGAAGTCGACGCCAAGTTGTGCGGTGTACTACAAGCAGTA GTGAAAACGCTTTTGGATCTATTGCAAAAGGGATATAGCAGTGGACGGAAGCTCGTGACCGAAAGATTAAACATGAAAGCACACGTCGATGGACAACCAACTTTCAAATATGAGACTGAGCGGAAAAAATATCTCGATAAAGTGAAAGCCTCTAGAAAGTCCAAAATTTGA
- the LOC136434854 gene encoding B-cell CLL/lymphoma 6 member B protein-like isoform X2, whose product MEYVYLKNKMSGTSESFIHYYPNQYKALVRGLDSQRRQGLMCDVVIKVQGTEFKAHSAVLAACSDYFNSAVPSFPLGSHKTVNLPNVTPEGFEQVLDFVYTASLRLSAVNVLDVLSAASYVHMHEVVRICTDFIKTRFEMKPKESSQDSNEASSRTSSSNIPLETIVNVLSSSAGAAGRGTPPACASSTSSGDNRPVVGSSPQSIVNTSPQSSTHVVEHTPSHLAMALNRDTPPQRSNHELGQDRQESPSTSQTTNFQVKVEPPDLYEALSTACVQQATDSHQNSVQQSNPDMSSSVESTSGMVGVSGVRLTVPAMETGPAGDLAAVSSIVHNVFASQGTPNRLILGGGMELDTATPAVETTHMGSTEKPSPNHSCSTSNVGGSNDPCSDAVMTWKVVNPEDPMHMWYECGICRKPFRDLERLHKHEKLHAPGGPKNHLRPYKCPMCHAFFTTRSTLETHWRRHSGERPFKCKTCSASFTQRSNLKRHIRVHTGEKPYQCQVCGVRFTQSNSLKAHYGFKHFQDGPGMDDNQLTPPSPDPGAT is encoded by the exons ATGGA GTATGTCTACTTGAAGAATAAGATGAGCGGCACATCTGAGTCCTTCATCCACTACTACCCCAACCAGTACAAGGCACTTGTGCGGGGTCTGGATAGCCAACGCAGACAGGGTCTTATGTGTGATGTCGTCATCAAAGTTCAGGGGACGGAGTTCAAAGCCCACAGTGCCGTCCTGGCCGCATGTAGCGACTATTTTAACAGTGCTGTACCTTCTTTCCCGCTGGGAAGCCACAAGACTGTCAACCTCCCCAATGTCACCCCTGAGGGTTTCGAGCAAGTCTTGGACTTTGTGTATACGGCTAGCCTGCGCCTGTCTGCTGTAAACGTCCTGGACGTGCTGTCGGCTGCAAGCTACGTCCACATGCATGAGGTGGTCCGGATTTGCACGGACTTTATCAAGACGCGGTTCGAGATGAAGCCCAAGGAGTCATCTCAGGACTCCAATGAAGCTTCCTCTAGAACAAGTAGCAGTAACATTCCATTAGAGACTATAGTTAATGTGCTGTCATCATCAGCTGGTGCAGCTGGCAGGGGAACACCTCCCGCCTGTGCCTCCAGCACCTCTAGTGGTGATAACAGACCTGTAGTAGGCAGCAGCCCTCAGTCCATAGTCAACACCAGCCCACAGAGTAGCACCCATGTTGTAGAACACACACCTAGTCATCTGGCCATGGCTCTAAATAGGGACACACCCCCGCAGAGAAGTAACCATGAGTTGGGTCAAGACCGCCAAGAGAGTCCAAGCACCTCACAGACAACCAACTTCCAGGTGAAGGTTGAACCTCCTGACTTGTATGAAGCACTTTCCACAGCTTGTGTACAGCAGGCAACTGACAGTCATCAAAACAGTGTCCAACAGAGTAACCCTGACATGAGTTCCAGTGTTGAGAGTACCTCGGGAATGGTAGGCGTGAGTGGAGTCAGGCTGACCGTACCTGCTATGGAGACTGGCCCCGCAGGAGACCTGGCCGCAGTCAGTTCCATTGTGCACAACGTCTTCGCTTCCCAAGGTACGCCCAACCGCCTGATTCTTGGCGGCGGTATGGAACTGGACACTGCCACTCCCGCTGTGGAGACGACGCACATGGGGAGCACGGAGAAACCATCACCAAACCACAGCTGTAGTACTAGTAATGTTGGAGGAAGCAACGACCCATGCTCGGACGCTGTGATGACGTGGAAAGTCGTGAACCCCGAGGACCCCATGCACATGTGGTACGAGTGCGGCATCTGCCGCAAGCCGTTCCGGGACCTGGAGAGGCTCCACAAGCACGAGAAGCTTCACGCGCCGGGAGGGCCCAAGAACCACCTGCGGCCCTACAAGTGTCCCATGTGCCACGCCTTCTTCACCACACGGTCCACCCTGGAGACACACTGGAGACGGCATAGTGGGGAGAGACCATTCAAGTGCAAG ACCTGCAGTGCGAGCTTCACACAGCGGTCCAACCTGAAGCGACACATCCGCGTACACACGGGCGAGAAGCCGTACCAGTGCCAGGTGTGCGGAGTACGCTTCACCCAGAGCAACAGTCTGAAGGCACACTACGGCTTCAAACACTTCCAGGACGGGCCGGGGATGGACGACAACCAACTCACACCCCCATCACCTGACCCAGGGGCAACTTAG
- the LOC136434857 gene encoding mesoderm-specific transcript homolog protein-like — MAWVGKRGVLLSVFAAVLVWGLQNSPAPTLSPQLREWKQSGKFFSHGEFKVFYHDEAGKGRVNDVVLCIHGFPTSSHDWLKVWGGLQGRFGRVIASDLLGFGLSDKPLDHDYSIFEQASIIERLLVTLEVKEVYILSHDYGDTVALELLRRFLDRQKSSDKSAAQLKIRSVCLMNGGFLPETITFQWGQYLLTTSLGPYLSRLSSLFSFSFRRGISKVYGPDTKPSPAEFDDMRTLLRWNDGHLALGSISQYQNERVAHRERWVEAVQQSTVPVHLIYGPADPVNTPVLLDRYRELFPRATDTVLNNKIGHYPHVEDPESVLTALFNFLDYVDQYSTAGKT; from the exons ATGGCATGGGTTGGGAAGAGAGGTGTTTTATTAAGTGTGTTTGCAGCGGTCCTTGTCTGGGGTCTCCAGAACTCCCCTGCCCCTACCCTCTCACCCCAGCTGAGGGAGTGGAAACAGTCCGGCAAGTTCTTTTCTCACGGAGAGTTCAAGGTCTTCTACCATG ATGAGGCTGGTAAGGGAAGAGTGAATGATGTTGTTCTCTGCATCCATGGCTTTCCTACATCCAGCCACGACTGGCTCAAG gtgtggggaggactgCAGGGAAGATTTGGTCGTGTTATCGCCTCGGATTTACTGGGGTTTGGATTAAGTGACAAACCT TTAGACCACGACTACAGCATCTTTGAGCAGGCCTCCATAATCGAGAGGTTACTTGTGACGCTGGAAGTTAAGGAGGTGTACATCTTGTCCCATGACTACGGAGACACCGTAGCTCTGGAGCTGCTGAGGAGGTTTCTTGACCGCCAAAAGTCGTCTGACAAAAGTGCTGCTCAGCTGAAGATAAGGAGTGTTTGCCTAATGAATGGAG GTTTTCTTCCCGAGACCATCACCTTTCAGTGGGGacaatat CTTCTCACAACTTCACTGGGACCCTATTTGTCAAGACTGAGCAGCCTCTTCTCCTTCTCATTCAGACGAGG CATCAGCAAAGTTTACGGCCCCGACACCAAACCCTCCCCCGCTGAGTTTGACGACATGCGGACACTACTGAGATGGAACGACGGTCATCTGGCATTGGGAAG TATTAGTCAGTACCAGAATGAGAGAGTTGCACACAGAGAGAGGTGGGTGGAGGCTGTTCAACAGTCCACAGTACCAG TGCACCTGATCTACGGTCCAGCCGACCCAgtcaacacacctgtccttctgGACAGGTACAG GGAGCTGTTTCCCCGAGCAACGGACACTGTTCTCAACAACAAAATTGGCCACTATCCCCATGTGGAGGATCCTGAGTCTGTTCTTACTGCCCTTTTCAACTTTCTTGATTATGTTGATCAGTATTCAACTGCAGGAAAAACATAG
- the LOC136434855 gene encoding mesoderm-specific transcript homolog protein-like isoform X2, which yields MALGGKTTFLLSVFTAILVWAYLNYPGPPLSFELREWKRTGRFFSHGDFKIFYQDVNGTGRPEDVLLCVHGFPTASYDFAKVWEGLNGRFGRVIASDMLGLGFSYKPYGHNYTVSEQASIVERLLKMLAVEEVHILSHDLGDTVAQELLRRFLYRQKSSSKGAQYLKIKSLCLMNGGVFPETNFPLWGQRLMLNPWLAPLARLFNYYTFKNSFGKVFGPDTQPASMDFVDFWALLRWNEGNLVMPGLLQYVSERRVNREAWVGALQKSTVPVHMIYGPADPVNPPVFADRYRELLPQATITVLDEHIGHYPHWEDPMAVLMAYFGFLERVSPLTQSQATGET from the exons ATGGCACTTGGCGGGAAGACCACGTTTCTGCTGAGTGTGTTCACAGCCATCCTGGTGTGGGCCTACCTGAACTACCCCGGTCCCCCTCTGTCATTCGAGCTCAGGGAGTGGAAGAGAACCGGCAGGTTTTTCTCACACGGGGATTTCAAGATTTTCTACCAAG ATGTGAATGGAACAGGAAGACCAGAGGATGTTCTTTTATGTGTCCATGGCTTTCCCACTGCCAGCTACGACTTTGCCAAG GTATGGGAAGGGCTAAATGGAAGGTTTGGTCGTGTCATTGCCTCTGACATGCTCGGTCTGGGCTTCAGTTACAAACCG TATGGCCACAACTACACGGTCTCCGAGCAGGCATCCATCGTAGAGAGGTTGTTAAAGATGCTAGCAGTGGAGGAGGTGCACATCCTATCACATGACCTTGGGGATACTGTAGCACAGGAACTTCTCAGAAG GTTTCTGTATCGTCAGAAGTCCTCCAGTAAGGGTGCACAGTAcctgaaaatcaagagtttatGTCTGATGAATGGAG GTGTGTTTCCAGAGACGAACTTTCCTCTTTGGGGCCAACGT CTCATGCTGAATCCATGGCTTGCACCTTTAGCAAGGCTGTTCAACTACTATACATTCAAAAACAG CTTTGGAAAGGTCTTTGGTCCCGACACTCAGCCGGCATCGATGGACTTTGTTGATTTTTGGGCACTCTTGCGGTGGAATGAAGGCAATCTTGTCATGCCTGG TTTGCTCCAGTATGTTTCTGAGCGGCGTGTGAACAGAGAGGCATGGGTGGGGGCACTGCAGAAGTCTACTGTTCCAG TACACATGATCTATGGCCCAGCTGACCCAGTCAACCCACCAGTCTTTGCAGACAGATACAG AGAGCTGCTCCCACAAGCAACCATCACAGTTCTAGACGAGCACATCGGCCACTATCCACACTGGGAAGACCCCATGGCCGTCCTCATGGCGTATTTTGGATTTCTGGAGAGGGTTTCTCCCCTTACACAGTCTCAAGCTACAGGCGAGACATAA
- the LOC136434854 gene encoding B-cell CLL/lymphoma 6 member B protein-like isoform X1 → MTREPPFITKWLHPASAVWGKARKLQVWFDSGQGIHLLSLCWYVYLKNKMSGTSESFIHYYPNQYKALVRGLDSQRRQGLMCDVVIKVQGTEFKAHSAVLAACSDYFNSAVPSFPLGSHKTVNLPNVTPEGFEQVLDFVYTASLRLSAVNVLDVLSAASYVHMHEVVRICTDFIKTRFEMKPKESSQDSNEASSRTSSSNIPLETIVNVLSSSAGAAGRGTPPACASSTSSGDNRPVVGSSPQSIVNTSPQSSTHVVEHTPSHLAMALNRDTPPQRSNHELGQDRQESPSTSQTTNFQVKVEPPDLYEALSTACVQQATDSHQNSVQQSNPDMSSSVESTSGMVGVSGVRLTVPAMETGPAGDLAAVSSIVHNVFASQGTPNRLILGGGMELDTATPAVETTHMGSTEKPSPNHSCSTSNVGGSNDPCSDAVMTWKVVNPEDPMHMWYECGICRKPFRDLERLHKHEKLHAPGGPKNHLRPYKCPMCHAFFTTRSTLETHWRRHSGERPFKCKTCSASFTQRSNLKRHIRVHTGEKPYQCQVCGVRFTQSNSLKAHYGFKHFQDGPGMDDNQLTPPSPDPGAT, encoded by the exons ATGACAAGAGAGCCTCCCTTTATTACAAAGTGGTTGCACCCAGCGTCAGCTGTCTGGGGGAAAGCTCGAAAGTTACAAGTTTGGTTTGATTCTGGACAGGGCATTCATCTGCTTTCGTTGTGCTG GTATGTCTACTTGAAGAATAAGATGAGCGGCACATCTGAGTCCTTCATCCACTACTACCCCAACCAGTACAAGGCACTTGTGCGGGGTCTGGATAGCCAACGCAGACAGGGTCTTATGTGTGATGTCGTCATCAAAGTTCAGGGGACGGAGTTCAAAGCCCACAGTGCCGTCCTGGCCGCATGTAGCGACTATTTTAACAGTGCTGTACCTTCTTTCCCGCTGGGAAGCCACAAGACTGTCAACCTCCCCAATGTCACCCCTGAGGGTTTCGAGCAAGTCTTGGACTTTGTGTATACGGCTAGCCTGCGCCTGTCTGCTGTAAACGTCCTGGACGTGCTGTCGGCTGCAAGCTACGTCCACATGCATGAGGTGGTCCGGATTTGCACGGACTTTATCAAGACGCGGTTCGAGATGAAGCCCAAGGAGTCATCTCAGGACTCCAATGAAGCTTCCTCTAGAACAAGTAGCAGTAACATTCCATTAGAGACTATAGTTAATGTGCTGTCATCATCAGCTGGTGCAGCTGGCAGGGGAACACCTCCCGCCTGTGCCTCCAGCACCTCTAGTGGTGATAACAGACCTGTAGTAGGCAGCAGCCCTCAGTCCATAGTCAACACCAGCCCACAGAGTAGCACCCATGTTGTAGAACACACACCTAGTCATCTGGCCATGGCTCTAAATAGGGACACACCCCCGCAGAGAAGTAACCATGAGTTGGGTCAAGACCGCCAAGAGAGTCCAAGCACCTCACAGACAACCAACTTCCAGGTGAAGGTTGAACCTCCTGACTTGTATGAAGCACTTTCCACAGCTTGTGTACAGCAGGCAACTGACAGTCATCAAAACAGTGTCCAACAGAGTAACCCTGACATGAGTTCCAGTGTTGAGAGTACCTCGGGAATGGTAGGCGTGAGTGGAGTCAGGCTGACCGTACCTGCTATGGAGACTGGCCCCGCAGGAGACCTGGCCGCAGTCAGTTCCATTGTGCACAACGTCTTCGCTTCCCAAGGTACGCCCAACCGCCTGATTCTTGGCGGCGGTATGGAACTGGACACTGCCACTCCCGCTGTGGAGACGACGCACATGGGGAGCACGGAGAAACCATCACCAAACCACAGCTGTAGTACTAGTAATGTTGGAGGAAGCAACGACCCATGCTCGGACGCTGTGATGACGTGGAAAGTCGTGAACCCCGAGGACCCCATGCACATGTGGTACGAGTGCGGCATCTGCCGCAAGCCGTTCCGGGACCTGGAGAGGCTCCACAAGCACGAGAAGCTTCACGCGCCGGGAGGGCCCAAGAACCACCTGCGGCCCTACAAGTGTCCCATGTGCCACGCCTTCTTCACCACACGGTCCACCCTGGAGACACACTGGAGACGGCATAGTGGGGAGAGACCATTCAAGTGCAAG ACCTGCAGTGCGAGCTTCACACAGCGGTCCAACCTGAAGCGACACATCCGCGTACACACGGGCGAGAAGCCGTACCAGTGCCAGGTGTGCGGAGTACGCTTCACCCAGAGCAACAGTCTGAAGGCACACTACGGCTTCAAACACTTCCAGGACGGGCCGGGGATGGACGACAACCAACTCACACCCCCATCACCTGACCCAGGGGCAACTTAG
- the LOC136434855 gene encoding mesoderm-specific transcript homolog protein-like isoform X1 encodes MALGGKTTFLLSVFTAILVWAYLNYPGPPLSFELREWKRTGRFFSHGDFKIFYQDVNGTGRPEDVLLCVHGFPTASYDFAKVWEGLNGRFGRVIASDMLGLGFSYKPYGHNYTVSEQASIVERLLKMLAVEEVHILSHDLGDTVAQELLRRFLYRQKSSSKGAQYLKIKSLCLMNGGVFPETHHATFSQKLMLNPWLAPLARLFNYYTFKNSFGKVFGPDTQPASMDFVDFWALLRWNEGNLVMPGLLQYVSERRVNREAWVGALQKSTVPVHMIYGPADPVNPPVFADRYRELLPQATITVLDEHIGHYPHWEDPMAVLMAYFGFLERVSPLTQSQATGET; translated from the exons ATGGCACTTGGCGGGAAGACCACGTTTCTGCTGAGTGTGTTCACAGCCATCCTGGTGTGGGCCTACCTGAACTACCCCGGTCCCCCTCTGTCATTCGAGCTCAGGGAGTGGAAGAGAACCGGCAGGTTTTTCTCACACGGGGATTTCAAGATTTTCTACCAAG ATGTGAATGGAACAGGAAGACCAGAGGATGTTCTTTTATGTGTCCATGGCTTTCCCACTGCCAGCTACGACTTTGCCAAG GTATGGGAAGGGCTAAATGGAAGGTTTGGTCGTGTCATTGCCTCTGACATGCTCGGTCTGGGCTTCAGTTACAAACCG TATGGCCACAACTACACGGTCTCCGAGCAGGCATCCATCGTAGAGAGGTTGTTAAAGATGCTAGCAGTGGAGGAGGTGCACATCCTATCACATGACCTTGGGGATACTGTAGCACAGGAACTTCTCAGAAG GTTTCTGTATCGTCAGAAGTCCTCCAGTAAGGGTGCACAGTAcctgaaaatcaagagtttatGTCTGATGAATGGAG GAGTATTTCCTGAGACCCATCATGCAACATTCTCTCAGAAA CTCATGCTGAATCCATGGCTTGCACCTTTAGCAAGGCTGTTCAACTACTATACATTCAAAAACAG CTTTGGAAAGGTCTTTGGTCCCGACACTCAGCCGGCATCGATGGACTTTGTTGATTTTTGGGCACTCTTGCGGTGGAATGAAGGCAATCTTGTCATGCCTGG TTTGCTCCAGTATGTTTCTGAGCGGCGTGTGAACAGAGAGGCATGGGTGGGGGCACTGCAGAAGTCTACTGTTCCAG TACACATGATCTATGGCCCAGCTGACCCAGTCAACCCACCAGTCTTTGCAGACAGATACAG AGAGCTGCTCCCACAAGCAACCATCACAGTTCTAGACGAGCACATCGGCCACTATCCACACTGGGAAGACCCCATGGCCGTCCTCATGGCGTATTTTGGATTTCTGGAGAGGGTTTCTCCCCTTACACAGTCTCAAGCTACAGGCGAGACATAA